The following coding sequences are from one Eucalyptus grandis isolate ANBG69807.140 chromosome 11, ASM1654582v1, whole genome shotgun sequence window:
- the LOC104427202 gene encoding isoprene synthase, chloroplastic, protein MALRLLAAPYLPKLPSPTANGRVHCSGSTQVSDTQGGRRSANYQPTVWTHNYLQSLEADESRQSRRAVELQREKAQMLEEVRGALNDEKAEPMTIFALVDDFQRLGLGQHFKEDISRALRRCLSNDAVNKSRQKSLHSTALSFRILRQHGFEVSQDDFKIFMDKSGNFMKTLGGDVQGMLSLHEASHLAFEEEDILQEARSFAIEHLRNLNCKVDKDLQDQVKHELELPLHCRMPMLEARRSIEAYRRCGYTNHRIPEFAATNFDTLQSILQRDLQEMSRWWNDVSLARNLNFVRDRLTECFFWAAGVADEPTLTNCRKRLTKVTSLITIMDDVYDVYGTLDELELFTDAVRRWDINAVDDLPGYMKLCFLALFNSVNEIAYDTLKETGKIVIPYLAKSWYDLCKSFLQEAKWSYNKTNPRFEEYLNNGWISSSGHVILIHAYFLSGPSMGREELESLEHYHDILRLPSMIFRLTNDLVTLSAELERGETTNSITCYMQEMGVSESEARDYVMKLIDTSWKQMNKYLVNGSTFDQSFVRMAYNLARTTHFMYQDGDAHGSPDNRSRNRMHSLIIEPISLEPCLDGGILT, encoded by the exons ATGGCACTTCGTCTTTTGGCCGCGCCTTATCTTCCGAAGCTTCCCTCTCCAACGGCTAATGGTCGAGTCCATTGTTCAGGGAGCACGCAGGTCTCTGATACTCAAGGAGGACGGAGATCGGCCAATTATCAGCCAACCGTTTGGACTCACAATTACCTTCAGTCACTTGAGGCTGATGAAAGCCGTCAATCTCGTCGTGCG GTTGAGCTACAGAGAGAAAAGGCACAAATGTTGGAAGAAGTGAGAGGTGCTCTCAATGACGAAAAAGCTGAACCCATGACCATATTTGCTCTGGTTGATGACTTTCAACGCTTAGGACTCGGCCAACATTTTAAGGAAGACATTTCGAGAGCTCTTCGCAGATGTCTCTCTAATGATGCGGTCAATAAGAGCCGGCAGAAGTCTCTGCATAGCACAGCTCTAAGCTTTCGGATTCTTAGACAGCACGGCTTTGAAGTTTCTCAAG atgattttaagattttcatggACAAAAGTGGCAATTTTATGAAGACCCTTGGTGGTGATGTCCAAGGAATGCTGAGTCTACACGAAGCCTCCCATTTggcctttgaagaagaagatatcttGCAAGAGGCTAGATCATTCGCCATCGAGCATCTCAGAAACCTTAATTGCAAGGTCGACAAAGATCTTCAAGACCAAGTGAAACATGAATTAGAACTGCCTCTGCACTGTAGAATGCCAATGCTAGAAGCTCGACGGTCCATTGAAGCTTACAGAAGATGCGGATACACCAATCATCGAATCCCTGAATTTGCCGCGACAAACTTCGACACGTTGCAATCAATCCTCCAAAGAGATCTTCAGGAAATGTCAAG ATGGTGGAATGATGTTAGCCTCGCGAGAAATTTGAACTTCGTGAGGGATAGACTAACGGAGTGCTTCTTTTGGGCGGCTGGAGTGGCAGACGAACCTACGCTCACTAATTGTCGGAAGCGGCTGACCAAAGTGACCTCGCTGATAACCATCATGGATGATGTGTACGATGTTTATGGCACATTGGACGAACTGGAGCTATTCACTGATGCTGTCCGCAG ATGGGACATCAATGCTGTGGACGATCTTCCAGGCTATATGAAGTTGTGCTTCTTAGCTCTCTTCAACAGCGTGAACGAAATCGCTTACGACACTCTCAAGGAGACCGGGAAAATTGTCATCCCGTATCTAGCAAAATCG TGGTATGATTTGTGCAAATCCTTCTTGCAAGAAGCCAAATGGAGCTACAACAAGACTAACCCACGATTTGAAGAGTACTTGAACAATGGGTGGATATCATCATCAGGGCATGTCATATTGATTCATGCCTACTTTTTATCAGGCCCAAGCATGGGACGGGAGGAACTAGAATCGCTAGAACATTACCATGATATCTTGCGCTTGCCATCCATGATTTTTCGTCTTACCAATGATCTCGTTACCTTATCG GCTGAGCTAGAGAGGGGAGAAACAACGAATTCAATCACGTGTTACATGCAAGAGATGGGGGTCTCCGAATCAGAGGCTCGCGATTACGTTATGAAATTGATCGACACATCTTGGAAACAGATGAACAAATATCTAGTCAACGGCTCCACCTTCGATCAATCTTTTGTGCGGATGGCTTACAATCTTGCCCGGACAACACATTTCATGTACCAGGATGGAGATGCGCATGGATCTCCGGACAACCGGTCGAGGAACCGTATGCACTCATTGATAATCGAGCCTATTTCTctcgagccatgtttggatggaGGGATTTTGACCTAA
- the LOC104427205 gene encoding isoprene synthase, chloroplastic codes for MALRLLAAPYLPKLPSPTANGRVHCSASTQVSDTQGGRRSANYQPTVWTHNYLQSLEADESHQSRRAVELQREKAQMLEEVRGALNDEKAEPMTIFALVDDIQRLGLGQHFEEDISRALRRCLSNDAVNKSRQKSLHGTALSFRILRQHGFEVSQDVFKILMDESGSFMKTLGGDVQGMLSLHEASHLAFEEEDILQEARSFAIEHLRNLNCNVDKDLQDQVKHELELPLHCRMPLLEARWSIEAYRRCRYPDHRIPEFAAMNFNTLQSILQRDLQEMKLDFGKLPMYSKNCNACSKIILCYRRWWNDVSLARNLNFVRDRLMECFFWAAGVADEPTLANCRKRLTKVTSLITIIDDVYDVYGTLDELELFTDAVRRWDINAVDDLPGYMKLCFLVLFNSVNEIAYDTLKETGKIVIPYLAKSWYDLCKSFLQEAKWSYNKTNPRFEEYLNNGWISSSGHVILIHAYFLSSPSMRREELESLEHYHDILRLPSMIFRLTNDLVTSSAELERGETTNSIMCYMQEMEVSESEARDYVMKLIDTSWKQMNKYLVNGSTFDQSFVRMAYNLARTTHFMYQDGDAHGAPDNRSRNRMHSLIIEPISLEHQSLSQKVGPCFSGRTRDHP; via the exons ATGGCACTTCGTCTTTTGGCCGCGCCTTATCTTCCGAAGCTTCCCTCTCCAACGGCTAATGGTCGAGTCCATTGTTCAGCGAGCACGCAGGTCTCTGATACTCAAGGAGGACGGAGATCGGCCAATTATCAGCCAACCGTTTGGACTCACAATTACCTTCAGTCGCTTGAGGCTGATGAAAGCCATCAATCTCGTCGTGCG GTTGAGCTACAGAGAGAAAAGGCACAAATGTTGGAAGAAGTGAGAGGTGCTCTCAATGACGAAAAAGCTGAACCCATGACCATATTTGCTCTGGTTGATGACATTCAACGCTTAGGACTCGGCCAACATTTTGAGGAAGACATTTCGAGAGCTCTTCGCAGATGTCTCTCTAATGATGCGGTCAATAAAAGCCGGCAGAAGTCTCTGCATGGCACAGCTCTAAGCTTTCGGATTCTTAGACAGCACGGCTTTGAAGTTTCTCAAG ATGTTTTTAAGATTTTAATGGACGAAAGTGGCAGTTTTATGAAGACCCTTGGTGGTGATGTCCAAGGAATGCTGAGTCTACACGAAGCCTCCCATTTggcctttgaagaagaagatatcttGCAAGAGGCTAGATCATTCGCCATCGAGCATCTCAGAAACCTTAATTGCAACGTCGACAAAGATCTTCAAGACCAAGTGAAACATGAATTAGAACTGCCTCTGCACTGTAGAATGCCATTGCTAGAAGCTCGATGGTCCATTGAAGCTTACAGAAGATGCAGATACCCCGATCATCGAATCCCCGAATTTGCCGCGATGAACTTCAACACGTTGCAATCAATCCTCCAAAGAGATCTTCAGGAAAT GAAATTAGACTTTGGAAAGCTTCCCATGTATTCGAAAAATTGCAATGCATGCTCTAAAATTATACTGTGTTATCGCAGATGGTGGAATGATGTTAGCCTCGCGAGAAATTTGAACTTCGTGAGGGATAGACTAATGGAGTGCTTCTTTTGGGCGGCTGGAGTGGCAGACGAACCTACGCTCGCTAATTGTCGGAAGCGGCTGACCAAAGTGACCTCGCTGATAACCATCATCGATGATGTGTACGATGTTTATGGCACATTGGACGAACTGGAGCTATTCACTGATGCTGTCCGCAG ATGGGACATCAATGCTGTGGACGATCTTCCAGGCTATATGAAGTTGTGCTTCTTAGTTCTCTTCAACAGCGTGAACGAAATCGCTTACGACACTCTTAAGGAGACTGGGAAAATTGTCATCCCGTATCTAGCAAAATCA TGGTATGATTTGTGCAAATCCTTCTTGCAAGAAGCCAAATGGAGCTACAACAAGACTAACCCACGATTTGAAGAGTACTTGAACAATGGGTGGATATCATCATCAGGGCATGTCATATTGATTCATGCCTACTTTTTATCAAGCCCAAGCATGAGACGGGAGGAACTAGAATCGCTAGAACATTACCATGATATCTTGCGCTTGCCATCCATGATTTTTCGTCTTACCAATGATCTCGTTACCTCATCG GCTGAGCTAGAGAGGGGAGAAACAACGAATTCAATCATGTGTTACATGCAAGAGATGGAGGTCTCCGAATCAGAGGCTCGCGATTACGTTATGAAATTGATCGACACGTCTTGGAAACAGATGAACAAATATCTAGTCAATGGCTCCACCTTCGATCAATCTTTTGTGCGGATGGCTTACAATCTTGCCCGGACAACACATTTCATGTACCAGGATGGAGATGCGCATGGAGCTCCGGACAACCGGTCGAGGAACCGTATGCACTCATTGATAATCGAGCCTATTTCTCTCGAGCATCAATCCCTTTCCCAGAAGGTGGGTCCTTGCTTCTCTGGGAGAACAAGGGACCATCCATAA